One part of the Cyclobacteriaceae bacterium genome encodes these proteins:
- the scpB gene encoding SMC-Scp complex subunit ScpB has protein sequence MDFLQNHIEALIFCSPAPVKVADIKACLSEMFNADVPEEDIANAIVRLEEKFASDEFAFQLNKANGGYQFLTKPAYQSSIGILLKQQSKKRLSTSAMETLAIIAYKQPISKTEVENIRGVNCDYAVQKLLDKGLVEIKGKGETIGRPMLYGTSAKFMEYFGINELADLPVPKDFTTEINIIGESTDLKDTDAQA, from the coding sequence ATGGATTTTCTTCAAAACCATATTGAGGCCCTGATCTTCTGCTCACCAGCCCCGGTAAAAGTTGCCGATATAAAAGCCTGCCTGTCGGAAATGTTTAATGCAGATGTGCCCGAAGAGGATATTGCCAACGCCATTGTTCGCCTGGAAGAAAAATTTGCCTCTGATGAATTTGCTTTCCAACTAAACAAAGCCAATGGCGGGTACCAGTTTTTAACCAAGCCTGCGTACCAGTCAAGTATCGGCATTTTGCTTAAGCAACAATCGAAAAAGCGACTGTCTACATCGGCCATGGAAACATTGGCCATTATTGCCTACAAGCAGCCCATATCGAAAACAGAAGTGGAAAATATTCGTGGTGTGAATTGCGACTATGCCGTTCAGAAATTATTGGACAAAGGATTAGTAGAGATTAAAGGTAAAGGCGAAACTATTGGGCGCCCTATGCTGTACGGCACCTCTGCAAAATTTATGGAGTACTTTGGCATCAATGAACTGGCTGACCTTCCGGTGCCCAAAGATTTTACAACCGAAATTAATATCATTGGGGAAAGCACCGACCTAAAAGATACCGATGCGCAAGCGTGA
- a CDS encoding NAD(P)/FAD-dependent oxidoreductase codes for MYDLIVIGGGAAGFFGAIQAAELNPHLKIVILEKSGKLLSKVKISGGGRCNVTHYEFNVKALAHHYPRGEKTLRNLFQKFQAKDVVAWFEQKGIALKTEADGRMFPTTNSSQTIIDCFLSEAKKRNIEIRLNEAVTDIQRLQDTLCIATATGKTIDAKNVLVAIGGHPQHSSYEWIEKLGHSITPLVPSLFTFNDPSKRFSSLMGIAVENGLVRIAGTKFMQQGPVLITHWGLSGPAVIKLSAWAAEWLHQVNYEFTVLMSWVGDRKEEGLRDELTALRTSRPKLHVVTNPLFQLSQRLWTKLCEEAEIEPGKIWGELSNRNLNKLIEQLLRCQFHIKGKTTFKDEFVTCGGVDLNEINQETMESRLVPGIYFAGEVLNIDGETGGFNFQSAWTTAWVAARHIAQKEKAGG; via the coding sequence ATGTACGATCTTATAGTAATTGGTGGCGGTGCGGCCGGATTTTTTGGGGCTATTCAGGCCGCTGAGCTAAATCCACATTTAAAGATTGTTATTCTTGAAAAATCAGGAAAGCTTTTATCGAAAGTTAAGATTTCGGGTGGAGGCAGATGCAACGTTACCCATTACGAGTTTAATGTAAAGGCATTGGCGCATCACTACCCACGCGGGGAGAAGACCTTGCGAAACCTTTTTCAAAAATTTCAGGCGAAAGATGTTGTTGCCTGGTTTGAGCAAAAGGGCATAGCACTTAAGACAGAAGCCGATGGCCGGATGTTCCCAACAACCAATTCTTCCCAAACCATTATCGATTGTTTTTTGAGTGAGGCGAAAAAAAGAAATATAGAAATCAGACTAAATGAAGCCGTAACAGATATCCAAAGACTGCAGGATACTTTATGTATCGCAACAGCTACCGGCAAAACCATTGATGCCAAAAATGTATTGGTAGCCATTGGTGGCCATCCTCAGCACAGCAGTTATGAATGGATTGAAAAATTGGGGCACTCCATAACACCACTTGTTCCTTCATTATTTACATTCAATGATCCTTCAAAACGATTTAGTTCATTGATGGGAATAGCCGTTGAGAACGGTTTGGTAAGAATTGCCGGCACAAAGTTTATGCAGCAGGGCCCCGTGCTTATTACCCATTGGGGGCTAAGTGGCCCTGCAGTAATTAAGCTTTCTGCCTGGGCTGCAGAATGGCTTCATCAGGTAAATTATGAATTTACAGTACTGATGAGTTGGGTAGGGGATAGAAAGGAGGAAGGGCTTAGAGACGAATTAACCGCATTACGAACATCAAGACCGAAACTTCATGTAGTAACAAACCCACTGTTTCAATTATCACAACGATTGTGGACTAAGCTTTGTGAAGAGGCAGAAATTGAGCCGGGCAAAATATGGGGGGAGCTCAGCAACCGTAACCTCAATAAATTAATTGAGCAATTACTCAGGTGCCAATTTCATATAAAAGGTAAAACTACCTTTAAGGATGAGTTTGTTACCTGTGGTGGGGTTGACTTGAATGAGATTAACCAGGAGACGATGGAGAGCAGACTTGTTCCGGGTATCTATTTTGCAGGGGAGGTGCTGAACATTGATGGCGAAACGGGTGGGTTTAATTTTCAATCGGCATGGACTACTGCATGGGTTGCTGCGCGACATATAGCACAAAAAGAAAAGGCCGGAGGTTAA
- a CDS encoding aspartate-semialdehyde dehydrogenase, whose amino-acid sequence MKLAVVGATGLVGQEILKVVEERNFPFDELYLVASAKSVGQTLTFKGKEYTIKSIEEACKLAPDMAIFSAGGNTSLEWAPRFAEMGSIVIDNSSAWRMDPTKKLIVPEINGQELTTDDRIIANPNCSTIQMVMALAPLHAKYKLKRIVVSTYQSVTGTGKDAVQQLQDERAGIKGNKVYPHNIDMNTLPHIDVFLDNGYTKEEMKMVNETRKILGDQTLGITSTTVRVPTIGGHAEAVNAEFYHDFTCSEARSILANTPGIIVQDDPKNNVYPMPINSQGRDEVFVGRIRRDESQPNTFNFWIVADNLRKGAATNAVQIAEFMLEKSLVY is encoded by the coding sequence ATGAAGTTAGCCGTTGTGGGGGCCACCGGGTTGGTTGGCCAGGAAATCCTGAAAGTAGTTGAAGAAAGAAACTTTCCGTTTGACGAATTGTACTTAGTGGCCTCCGCCAAGTCGGTTGGCCAAACCTTGACCTTTAAGGGCAAGGAATACACCATTAAAAGCATTGAAGAGGCTTGTAAGCTGGCCCCTGACATGGCTATTTTCTCGGCCGGAGGTAATACCTCGTTGGAGTGGGCTCCCCGCTTTGCCGAAATGGGCAGCATCGTAATCGATAATTCGTCTGCCTGGAGAATGGATCCTACCAAGAAGTTAATTGTACCGGAAATTAACGGGCAAGAGCTAACCACTGACGACCGTATCATCGCTAATCCCAATTGTTCTACCATTCAAATGGTAATGGCGCTGGCCCCGCTTCACGCGAAGTACAAACTGAAACGAATTGTTGTTTCCACCTATCAATCTGTAACCGGAACCGGCAAGGATGCGGTACAGCAACTACAGGATGAGCGGGCCGGTATCAAGGGCAATAAGGTTTATCCGCATAACATTGATATGAATACCTTACCGCACATCGATGTGTTTTTGGATAACGGCTATACCAAGGAAGAGATGAAGATGGTGAATGAAACACGTAAAATCCTTGGCGACCAAACCCTTGGTATTACCTCTACCACGGTGCGTGTGCCTACTATCGGTGGCCATGCAGAGGCGGTGAATGCTGAGTTCTATCACGACTTCACCTGCAGCGAAGCGCGATCAATACTGGCGAATACACCCGGTATTATTGTTCAAGACGACCCGAAGAATAATGTTTACCCGATGCCAATAAATTCCCAGGGACGCGATGAGGTTTTTGTGGGGAGGATTAGAAGGGACGAATCACAACCCAATACATTTAACTTCTGGATTGTGGCCGACAACTTGCGCAAGGGCGCAGCTACCAATGCTGTGCAAATTGCCGAGTTTATGTTGGAGAAGAGCTTGGTTTACTAA
- a CDS encoding TraR/DksA C4-type zinc finger protein, with protein MSVSEDKTRYSEEELKEFESLINEKLEKARGEYKILKETLNRNNDEGTDATSGGNTKVLEDGAETAEKENLSQLAARQQKYITNLENALVRIKNGTYGICSVTGKLIPKERLIAVPHTTQSIEAKMMKKD; from the coding sequence ATTTCTGTTTCGGAAGACAAAACCCGTTATTCTGAAGAAGAGCTAAAGGAGTTTGAAAGTCTTATCAACGAAAAGCTGGAAAAGGCCCGTGGTGAATACAAAATCCTGAAGGAAACACTTAACCGTAACAACGATGAAGGTACCGATGCTACCTCGGGAGGAAACACTAAGGTTTTAGAGGACGGTGCAGAAACAGCCGAGAAGGAAAACTTAAGCCAGCTTGCGGCTCGTCAACAGAAGTATATTACCAACCTGGAGAATGCCCTTGTTCGCATTAAGAACGGCACGTATGGCATATGCTCCGTTACCGGAAAATTAATTCCAAAAGAAAGATTGATTGCAGTGCCCCATACCACGCAATCCATTGAAGCTAAAATGATGAAGAAAGACTAA
- a CDS encoding lamin tail domain-containing protein, giving the protein MINISVICFLMLLSQVCLAQFSDTFSDGDYTQNPTWTPDDPNNWLVANGQLRSNSSVASSSFWISTPSAKVTEAQWEFFVNLQFNTSSANYVDVYLVSANQNLGAAGNNGYFVRIGGTPDEVSLYKIVGGTASVIINGTDGVTNFSNNVLRVKVVRNAAHLWTLSYDNTGTGNNYFDEPPVTDNTFTVGNYFGIRIVQSTSSFFNRHFFDNFYVGDIVQDTEPPLILSVNALTANVLDVFFNERVDPFTAQTPANYSVNNNVGQPQTALLQPNERTVRLTFSNSFPNGITCQLTVSNVKDISANAITSANADFFFFQSLPVQHKDVIFTELFPDPNPVIGLPEAEFVELYNRSGNPVNLVGWKFSDPSSTATLPNFILQPGAFVIITPNTSASLFSTFGSVIGVSNFPTLNNSGDNLLLRDPGNAVIDYADYTDAWYKDDDKRQGGWTLELIDTENTCAEEENWVASEHPSGGTPGKENSVKASKPDLTGPKLVYAIPTSPTQIKIGFDEKLEADLPLVTDFIISPTLEVMSVSFSSTRLRELLLELGAPISPQQTYTITVANIRDCSGNLLQENFRSVSFGFPEDAQQGDVVINELLFNPRPFGVDFIEILNRSNKFINLKNWQIGNVENGLPTNLKVVTTDDLLLPPSYKLAFTTDPATIRAHYPKSSQGNLFRVSSLPSFPDREGSASLVNPSGVTIDNMRYEQNFHSVFLRDKEGVSLERIYAEGNSNDPNNWKSAASTENFATPGYANSNAGNTQPVTGEVKIEPEIFVPLYGQPDFTEIRYDFDRGGRVANIKILDQQGREIKQLANNQTLATKGFFRWDGDRDDGTKARPGYYVVWFELFDNTGLVETYRKRVVIAAR; this is encoded by the coding sequence ATGATAAATATCAGTGTCATTTGCTTTCTTATGCTCTTGAGCCAGGTATGTTTGGCGCAGTTTTCCGATACCTTTTCCGATGGCGACTACACCCAAAACCCAACCTGGACGCCCGATGACCCCAACAACTGGTTGGTTGCTAACGGCCAACTGCGTTCAAACTCCTCTGTGGCAAGTTCCTCGTTTTGGATATCAACCCCATCCGCTAAAGTAACCGAAGCCCAGTGGGAGTTTTTTGTCAACCTACAGTTTAACACCTCAAGCGCTAACTATGTTGATGTTTACCTGGTTTCGGCAAACCAAAACTTGGGCGCTGCGGGCAACAACGGCTACTTTGTGCGTATTGGTGGAACACCCGATGAAGTTAGTCTATATAAAATAGTTGGAGGTACGGCCTCCGTTATCATTAACGGGACGGATGGCGTAACCAATTTTTCAAACAATGTGTTGCGTGTAAAAGTGGTGCGCAATGCAGCCCACCTTTGGACGCTTTCGTACGATAACACCGGAACAGGCAATAATTACTTTGACGAGCCGCCTGTGACTGATAATACCTTTACCGTTGGAAACTATTTTGGTATTCGTATTGTCCAATCAACATCATCGTTTTTCAACCGCCACTTCTTCGATAACTTTTATGTTGGCGATATTGTACAGGATACCGAACCTCCTTTAATTCTTTCGGTAAATGCATTAACCGCTAATGTACTGGACGTATTTTTTAATGAAAGGGTTGATCCTTTCACTGCACAAACACCAGCTAACTATTCAGTTAACAATAATGTGGGTCAGCCTCAAACTGCTCTTTTGCAACCCAATGAACGAACCGTTCGGTTAACCTTTTCCAATTCTTTTCCCAACGGCATTACCTGTCAGTTAACGGTGAGTAACGTGAAGGACATTTCAGCCAATGCCATTACATCTGCAAATGCTGATTTTTTCTTTTTTCAATCCTTACCTGTGCAGCACAAGGATGTAATTTTTACCGAACTCTTTCCAGACCCAAATCCGGTTATCGGTTTGCCCGAAGCAGAATTTGTTGAGTTGTATAACCGCAGCGGCAACCCGGTTAACCTGGTGGGCTGGAAATTTTCCGATCCATCATCAACTGCAACGCTTCCAAATTTCATTTTGCAACCGGGCGCCTTTGTAATTATTACACCAAATACTTCAGCCTCTTTGTTTTCGACTTTCGGATCGGTGATAGGTGTTTCCAATTTTCCCACACTGAATAACAGTGGGGATAATCTGTTATTGCGCGATCCCGGTAACGCGGTGATTGACTATGCTGATTACACAGATGCCTGGTATAAGGACGATGACAAGCGGCAAGGCGGATGGACGCTGGAGTTAATTGATACAGAAAATACATGTGCCGAAGAAGAGAATTGGGTCGCCTCGGAACATCCTTCAGGCGGAACGCCCGGTAAAGAAAATTCTGTTAAAGCATCAAAGCCCGACCTCACGGGACCGAAATTGGTATATGCCATTCCCACCTCACCCACACAAATTAAAATCGGGTTTGACGAAAAACTAGAAGCTGATCTCCCATTAGTCACCGACTTTATTATCTCTCCGACTCTTGAGGTAATGTCAGTCTCATTTTCTTCAACCCGTTTACGCGAACTTCTCCTCGAACTGGGCGCCCCTATTTCTCCACAGCAAACCTATACCATAACTGTTGCGAACATCCGCGATTGCAGTGGCAATCTCCTCCAGGAAAACTTTCGTTCAGTGAGCTTTGGCTTTCCTGAAGATGCACAACAAGGTGATGTTGTTATTAATGAACTGCTTTTTAACCCACGGCCATTTGGTGTTGACTTTATTGAAATCCTTAACCGATCGAACAAGTTTATTAACCTGAAGAACTGGCAGATTGGAAATGTTGAGAACGGACTACCCACCAATTTGAAAGTTGTTACAACGGATGATTTGTTGTTGCCCCCGTCATACAAACTCGCATTTACAACTGATCCCGCTACCATTCGGGCGCATTATCCAAAATCTTCGCAAGGCAATTTATTTCGTGTTTCTTCGCTGCCTTCTTTCCCCGACAGGGAAGGGTCTGCAAGCCTGGTAAATCCATCAGGCGTAACCATTGACAACATGCGTTATGAACAGAACTTTCATTCTGTTTTTCTGCGCGACAAAGAAGGCGTTTCGTTGGAACGGATTTATGCGGAGGGCAACAGCAACGATCCCAACAATTGGAAGTCAGCAGCCTCAACAGAAAATTTTGCCACACCGGGCTATGCCAATTCAAATGCAGGCAATACTCAACCTGTAACGGGCGAAGTAAAAATTGAACCCGAAATTTTTGTTCCGTTATACGGTCAGCCGGATTTCACCGAGATACGGTATGACTTTGATCGCGGTGGGCGTGTGGCCAACATAAAAATTCTTGATCAGCAAGGTCGTGAAATCAAGCAACTGGCGAACAATCAAACCCTAGCAACAAAAGGTTTTTTTCGTTGGGATGGTGATCGTGATGATGGTACCAAGGCTCGGCCAGGTTATTACGTAGTGTGGTTTGAGTTGTTTGACAATACAGGCTTGGTGGAAACATATCGAAAGCGTGTTGTGATTGCTGCCCGATAG
- a CDS encoding ATP-binding protein produces MFEGLSNEIIARTAATYLAETIIALVVAIAFVYFSYVYRRRFMKTWAWSFGFFSLAAFSLGFSTLYGYNKNDGIRLVASFLSQCGIFLHAFFLIIGLQEIIRKKSFKRSFIIGSAALIAGISFVTIWAYYDTPGTEGSLNRYLLRVGLRYLVIAASFLAAGIIAMQSPVFTRGIGQRILVISFFLYGLTYSYYFSVAVFNYLGHAFRFPFFFGMVELVLITLAGLGMVVWLLEDERERLNKLNKELDSFMYSTSHDLRSPIASILGITNVARLELTDETTLRYMGMIEERIKRLDSVITDILKLSRSKKLDLKIETIDFNNLLKDTIADVKFNQNAPSIELDYAADPENIFSSDYAQMKIILGNLISNAVKYHNIHQPKPIIRVAFKRTGRNVEIIVEDNGRGIQKEALPRIFEMFYRAETKVEGTGLGLYIVKEALLKINGSISVNSEYGQGTTFTITLSNA; encoded by the coding sequence ATGTTTGAAGGTTTGTCGAATGAAATAATAGCGCGCACTGCGGCCACTTACCTGGCGGAAACCATAATTGCCCTGGTGGTCGCCATTGCTTTTGTGTATTTCAGTTACGTTTACAGAAGGCGTTTTATGAAAACCTGGGCGTGGAGCTTTGGTTTTTTTTCCCTGGCCGCATTTTCGCTGGGGTTTAGTACGCTATACGGCTACAATAAGAATGACGGTATCCGACTGGTGGCTTCATTCTTGTCGCAATGTGGAATATTCCTACATGCATTCTTCCTGATTATCGGGCTTCAGGAAATCATCCGAAAAAAATCTTTTAAGCGATCCTTTATTATTGGTTCGGCAGCCCTTATAGCGGGTATTAGCTTTGTAACGATTTGGGCATATTATGATACCCCGGGTACAGAAGGATCACTTAACCGCTACTTGTTGCGGGTTGGCCTGAGGTACCTTGTTATAGCGGCAAGTTTTCTTGCGGCCGGTATTATAGCCATGCAAAGCCCTGTTTTTACGCGTGGCATTGGCCAGCGTATACTGGTTATTTCCTTTTTCTTATACGGCCTAACCTATAGCTACTACTTTTCGGTGGCTGTCTTTAATTACCTGGGTCATGCGTTCCGTTTCCCATTCTTCTTTGGCATGGTTGAACTGGTATTGATTACCCTGGCCGGCCTGGGCATGGTGGTTTGGTTGTTAGAAGATGAGCGTGAACGTTTAAATAAATTAAACAAAGAACTGGACAGCTTTATGTACAGCACATCGCACGACCTGCGCTCGCCCATTGCATCCATTTTAGGAATAACCAATGTTGCCCGGCTTGAACTTACTGATGAAACTACGTTGCGCTACATGGGCATGATTGAAGAGCGTATAAAACGACTTGATTCGGTAATTACCGACATCCTCAAGTTATCGCGGAGCAAGAAGCTTGATCTGAAAATCGAAACCATTGATTTCAATAACCTCCTTAAAGATACCATTGCCGATGTAAAGTTTAATCAAAATGCACCTTCTATTGAACTTGACTATGCGGCCGATCCGGAAAATATATTTAGTTCCGACTATGCCCAAATGAAAATTATCCTGGGCAACCTGATCTCAAACGCAGTTAAATACCACAATATCCATCAGCCCAAACCAATTATCCGCGTTGCTTTTAAACGCACCGGGCGCAATGTGGAAATAATTGTTGAAGACAATGGCCGGGGAATACAAAAGGAGGCTTTACCTCGGATTTTCGAAATGTTTTACCGGGCAGAAACCAAAGTTGAAGGCACCGGACTTGGTTTGTACATTGTAAAAGAAGCGTTGTTAAAAATTAATGGAAGTATTTCGGTTAACTCAGAGTATGGGCAGGGCACCACGTTTACTATAACCTTGAGCAACGCCTGA
- a CDS encoding GIY-YIG nuclease family protein yields MPYFVYILQSQINQSFYKGHTDDLIRRLTEHNSGKVTYSKKFKPWNLVWCTTKPTKKEAYGLELKLKNLSNERLIEFMIKYPSHHHALLVSVQP; encoded by the coding sequence ATGCCTTATTTTGTATACATCCTGCAAAGCCAAATCAACCAATCCTTTTATAAAGGACATACTGATGACCTCATACGAAGGCTGACTGAACACAACTCCGGAAAGGTTACATATTCGAAAAAATTCAAACCCTGGAACCTTGTGTGGTGTACAACAAAACCCACTAAAAAAGAGGCCTACGGACTGGAGCTAAAACTCAAAAACCTCTCGAATGAAAGGTTAATCGAATTCATGATAAAATACCCATCCCATCACCACGCCTTGCTCGTTTCGGTTCAACCCTGA
- a CDS encoding DUF1569 domain-containing protein, with translation MKNLFDRNDSQEILNRIEKLTPETQRLWGKMDVAQMLAHCSKLLRIARGLEKPKRSVLGILLGWMVKETFFGAKPHPKNSPTDKTLIVADQKIFEEEKKTLIEHIKAFSEGGPQKCTTHPNPFFGKLAPEEWARGQYKHLDHHLQQFGV, from the coding sequence ATGAAAAATCTTTTTGATCGGAACGATTCACAGGAAATCCTTAACCGGATTGAAAAGCTAACGCCTGAAACGCAACGGTTATGGGGTAAGATGGATGTAGCGCAAATGCTTGCACACTGTTCCAAATTGCTTCGTATTGCGCGCGGACTGGAAAAACCTAAGCGAAGTGTACTCGGTATTCTGCTGGGCTGGATGGTGAAGGAAACTTTTTTCGGAGCCAAGCCCCATCCTAAAAACAGCCCCACGGATAAAACATTGATCGTGGCTGATCAAAAAATATTTGAAGAAGAAAAAAAAACACTGATTGAACACATCAAGGCATTTTCAGAAGGTGGTCCGCAAAAGTGCACCACACACCCCAATCCATTTTTCGGAAAATTAGCACCTGAAGAATGGGCACGGGGACAGTACAAACACCTTGATCACCATCTTCAACAATTCGGAGTATAA
- a CDS encoding rRNA pseudouridine synthase yields the protein MRKRDSSGPSRGKRGASRQERPPGRSTSSGKPSFRKSSKEEGKRRFDKDEPKKPFKKFDKGPSTRSGEKPFAGKPKFDKRSSFRKSEGESFEEKKRFDSEGTKSSYRKPDKTGRGKKFTKTGPGFSTNTEKPNERRETKPRGFFNKQSSGRLGPGKHSTKKQETPTINSQTGKYRLNRYIANSGVCSRREADELIKMGLVSVNGKVITEMGFQVGARDEVRYEGRVLRAEKPVYILMNKPKGYLTTTKDPQERNTVMHIIGNAVKERVYPVGRLDRNTTGLLLFTNDGDLADKLSHPSYNVKKIYKVELDRPLTKNDFQKIMDGVQLEEGRAVVDDLAIVSDDGKTVGIELHIGWNRVVRRIFEKLEYVVVRLDRSVYAGLDKKDLPRGHWRFLTQEEIIRLKHFK from the coding sequence ATGCGCAAGCGTGATTCTTCCGGCCCCTCCCGGGGCAAGCGCGGAGCCTCCCGTCAGGAGCGCCCCCCAGGAAGATCAACATCTTCTGGTAAACCATCGTTTCGGAAATCAAGCAAAGAGGAAGGTAAGCGAAGGTTCGATAAAGACGAACCAAAAAAACCGTTCAAGAAATTTGACAAGGGCCCATCAACACGATCGGGAGAAAAGCCGTTTGCGGGAAAACCAAAGTTTGATAAGCGATCATCTTTTCGAAAATCAGAAGGGGAATCGTTTGAGGAAAAAAAGCGATTCGACAGCGAGGGCACTAAATCCTCTTATCGAAAACCTGATAAAACGGGTCGCGGCAAGAAGTTTACGAAAACAGGGCCGGGCTTTTCAACAAACACAGAAAAGCCCAATGAAAGGCGAGAAACAAAGCCACGCGGGTTTTTTAACAAGCAATCATCCGGAAGGTTAGGACCGGGAAAGCATTCGACAAAGAAGCAAGAGACACCAACCATTAACAGCCAGACTGGCAAGTACAGACTTAACCGTTACATCGCCAACAGTGGTGTTTGCTCCAGGCGTGAAGCAGATGAGTTGATTAAGATGGGTTTGGTTTCTGTGAATGGAAAAGTAATTACGGAAATGGGTTTTCAGGTAGGTGCCCGCGATGAAGTGCGTTATGAGGGCCGCGTGTTGCGCGCAGAAAAACCCGTGTACATTTTAATGAACAAGCCAAAGGGTTACCTCACCACAACCAAGGATCCGCAGGAGCGGAACACCGTGATGCACATTATTGGCAATGCCGTAAAAGAACGTGTTTACCCCGTTGGCCGCCTCGACAGAAATACAACAGGTTTGTTGTTGTTTACCAACGATGGCGACCTGGCCGATAAGCTTTCGCACCCTTCCTACAATGTAAAAAAAATCTACAAGGTTGAGTTGGATCGCCCGCTCACGAAAAATGATTTTCAGAAAATAATGGATGGTGTTCAATTGGAAGAAGGCCGTGCGGTGGTTGATGACCTGGCCATTGTGTCTGACGATGGTAAAACCGTGGGTATTGAGTTGCACATTGGTTGGAACAGGGTGGTGCGCAGGATTTTTGAGAAACTCGAATATGTTGTTGTTCGCCTTGACCGCTCGGTTTATGCAGGATTAGATAAAAAGGATTTGCCCCGTGGCCACTGGCGATTTTTAACACAGGAAGAAATCATCCGCCTCAAGCATTTTAAATAA
- a CDS encoding 4Fe-4S dicluster domain-containing protein: MIQQVVFILAFLVFAYFIRKRILLIRSGIQLGKVIPTTGDTSLRWKNMILVAFGQKKMFKRLVPAILHLFIYVGFLVINLEVLEFVIDGVAGTHRVFAPYLGSVYPVLMNVFEFLAIAVLLSCVFFLIRRNILKVPRFWSAEMTRWPRLDANLILVVEIILMFAILFMNAADQILQARDAHYTSTGTLFFSSQLAPILQNLNTSTLIIVERAAWWFHIVGILGFAVYVTYSKHLHIFMAFPNTYFAKLEPKGHANNMPVVTNEVKSMLGLAEVAATPPAEPGRFGAKDVNDLSRINLMAAFACTECGRCTSECPANLTGKKLSPRKIMMDTRDRVEEVSKSMASGGAGLNDGKSLLGDYITKEEINACTSCNACVEACPVMINPLEIILEMRRYVAMEESGSPASWNSMFQNIETNFAPWKFSPSDRFNWAKD, encoded by the coding sequence ATGATTCAACAGGTTGTATTTATTCTGGCCTTTCTGGTGTTTGCATACTTTATCCGCAAACGCATACTCTTGATTCGTTCAGGTATTCAACTGGGAAAAGTAATCCCGACAACAGGCGATACTTCATTGCGATGGAAGAACATGATTTTGGTGGCCTTCGGACAGAAAAAAATGTTCAAGCGTTTAGTGCCAGCCATTCTTCACCTGTTCATATATGTCGGATTTCTGGTTATAAACCTGGAAGTGCTCGAGTTTGTCATTGATGGGGTAGCCGGAACACATCGGGTGTTTGCGCCTTACCTTGGTTCAGTCTACCCGGTGCTGATGAACGTCTTTGAATTTCTTGCTATTGCCGTTCTCTTGTCGTGTGTGTTTTTCCTTATCAGAAGAAATATTCTTAAGGTACCCAGGTTCTGGTCGGCTGAAATGACGCGTTGGCCCCGCCTCGATGCCAACCTGATTCTGGTAGTAGAAATTATTTTGATGTTCGCCATTCTCTTTATGAATGCTGCCGATCAAATCCTTCAAGCCAGAGATGCGCACTACACTTCGACTGGCACCCTCTTCTTTAGCAGCCAGTTGGCCCCCATCCTTCAAAACCTCAATACCTCAACGCTTATAATTGTTGAACGAGCAGCATGGTGGTTTCATATTGTCGGTATTCTGGGGTTTGCGGTGTATGTAACCTACTCCAAGCACCTGCATATCTTCATGGCTTTTCCCAACACCTATTTTGCTAAGCTTGAACCGAAGGGCCATGCCAATAATATGCCGGTAGTAACAAATGAAGTAAAGTCTATGCTCGGCCTTGCTGAGGTTGCGGCAACACCACCTGCAGAACCCGGAAGATTTGGAGCAAAAGATGTTAATGACCTTTCACGGATAAATCTTATGGCTGCGTTTGCGTGTACGGAGTGTGGACGATGTACATCCGAGTGCCCGGCTAACCTTACCGGTAAAAAACTATCACCACGAAAAATTATGATGGACACGCGCGATCGTGTAGAAGAAGTTTCAAAAAGCATGGCATCGGGCGGAGCGGGATTAAACGATGGTAAATCGCTGTTGGGTGATTACATCACCAAAGAAGAAATTAATGCCTGCACAAGTTGCAATGCTTGTGTGGAGGCTTGTCCGGTAATGATTAATCCACTCGAAATTATTCTGGAGATGAGAAGATATGTGGCTATGGAAGAATCCGGCTCGCCCGCTTCATGGAATTCTATGTTTCAAAACATTGAAACGAATTTTGCTCCATGGAAATTTTCACCCAGCGACAGGTTTAACTGGGCTAAAGATTAA